A region of Phyllostomus discolor isolate MPI-MPIP mPhyDis1 chromosome 15, mPhyDis1.pri.v3, whole genome shotgun sequence DNA encodes the following proteins:
- the TAF5L gene encoding TAF5-like RNA polymerase II p300/CBP-associated factor-associated factor 65 kDa subunit 5L isoform X2 translates to MKRVRTEQIQMAVSCYLKRRQYVDSDGPLKQGLRLSQTAEEMAANMTVQTESGCINIVSAAPCQTEPQQYEVQFGRLRNFLTDSDCQHSHEVMPLLYPLFVYLHLNLVQNSPKSTVESFYSRFHGMFLQNASQKDVIEQLQTTQTIQDILSNFKLRAFLDNKYVVRLQEDSYNYLIRYLQSDNNSALCRVLTLHIHLDVQPAKRTDYQLYAAPLGSSSRSEGNGLEPTDMPAPILQNEAALEVLQESIKRVKDGPPSLTTICFYAFYHTEQLLNTAEISPDSKLLAAGFDNSCIKLWSLRSKKLKSEPHQVDVSRIHLACDVLEEEDDEDDAAGTEMKVLRGHCGPVYSTRFVTDSSGLLSCSEDMSIRYWDLGTFTNTVLYRGHAYPVWDLDISPFSLYFASGSHDRTARLWSFDRTYPLRIYAGHLADVDCVKFHPNSNYLATGSTDKTVRLWSAQQGNSVRLFTGHRGPVLSLAFSPNGKYLASAGEDQRLKLWDLASGTLYKELRGHTDNITSLTFSPDSSLIASASMDNSVRVWDIRNTYCSPAADGSSGELVGVYTGQMSNVLSVQFMACNLLLVTGITQENQEH, encoded by the exons TCCAAACAGAATCTGGCTGTATCAACATAGTGTCTGCAGCCCCCTGTCAGACGGAGCCCCAGCAGTACGAAGTGCAGTTTGGACGACTGCGGAATTTCCTCACCG ATTCTGATTGCCAGCACAGCCACGAAGTGATGCCTCTCCTCTATCCTCTCTTTGTCTACCTCCATCTCAACCTGGTCCAGAACAGCCCGAAGAGCACAGTGGAAAGCTTTTACAGTCGCTTCCATGGGATGTTTCTGCAGAACGCTAGCCAGAAGGATGTCATCGAGCAGCTCCAGACCACTCAGACCATCCAGGACATCCTGTCCAACTTCAAGCTTCGAGCATTCCTAGATAATAAGTACGTGGTCCGTCTCCAGGAAGACAGCTACAACTACCTTATCCGCTACCTCCAAAGTGACAACAACTCCGCCCTGTGCAGAGTCCTCACCTTGCACATCCATCTGGACGTGCAGCCTGCCAAGAGAACAGATTACCAACTCTACGCAGCTCCGCTGGGCAGCTCCTCACGAAGTGAGGGCAACGGCTTAGAGCCCACCGACATGCCCGCCCCGATTCTGCAGAATGAGGCTGCCCTGGAGGTCCTGCAGGAGAGCATCAAGCGCGTCAAGGacggccctccctccctcaccaccaTCTGTTTCTATGCCTTCTATCACACGGAGCAGCTGCTGAACACCGCAGAGATCTCCCCAGACAGCAAGCTGCTGGCTGCGGGGTTTGACAACTCCTGTATAAAACTGTGGAGTTTACGATCCAAGAAGTTGAAATCAGAACCCCATCAAGTAGACGTGTCCCGCATCCACCTGGCTTGTGACGTTCTGGAAGAGGAG GACGACGAGGATGACGCAGCCGGCACAGAGATGAAGGTCCTGCGGGGGCACTGCGGGCCGGTGTACAGCACGAGGTTCGTCACAGACAGCTCAGGGTTGCTCTCCTGCTCCGAAGACATGTCCATTCGGTACTGGGACCTCGGGACCTTCACCAACACTGTGTTGTACCGGGGGCACGCCTACCCGGTGTGGGACTTGGACATCAGCCCGTTCAGCCTGTACTTCGCCAGCGGGTCCCACGACCGCACCGCAAGGCTGTGGTCGTTCGATCGGACGTACCCGCTGAGAATATATGCAGGCCACCTGGCCGACGTGGACTGTGTCAAATTCCACCCTAATTCAAACTACTTGGCCACAGGCTCGACCGACAAGACCGTCCGGCTGTGGAGCGCCCAGCAGGGGAACTCGGTGAGGCTCTTCACGGGCCACCGCGGCCCTGTGCTCTCTCTCGCCTTTTCGCCCAACGGTAAGTACTTGGCATCGGCCGGGGAGGACCAGCGGCTGAAGCTATGGGACTTGGCCTCTGGGACCCTTTACAAAGAACTGAGAGGCCACACGGACAATATCACCAGCCTCACCTTCAGCCCGGACAGCAGTCTGATCGCCTCGGCATCCATGGACAACTCGGTGCGCGTCTGGGACATCAGGAACACCTACTGCAGCCCGGCGGCCGACGGCTCCTCCGGCGAGCTCGTGGGCGTGTACACCGGGCAGATGAGCAACGTGCTGAGCGTGcagttcatggcctgcaacctccTCCTGGTGACTGGAATCACACAAGAAAATCAggaacattga
- the TAF5L gene encoding TAF5-like RNA polymerase II p300/CBP-associated factor-associated factor 65 kDa subunit 5L isoform X3 — MPLLYPLFVYLHLNLVQNSPKSTVESFYSRFHGMFLQNASQKDVIEQLQTTQTIQDILSNFKLRAFLDNKYVVRLQEDSYNYLIRYLQSDNNSALCRVLTLHIHLDVQPAKRTDYQLYAAPLGSSSRSEGNGLEPTDMPAPILQNEAALEVLQESIKRVKDGPPSLTTICFYAFYHTEQLLNTAEISPDSKLLAAGFDNSCIKLWSLRSKKLKSEPHQVDVSRIHLACDVLEEEDDEDDAAGTEMKVLRGHCGPVYSTRFVTDSSGLLSCSEDMSIRYWDLGTFTNTVLYRGHAYPVWDLDISPFSLYFASGSHDRTARLWSFDRTYPLRIYAGHLADVDCVKFHPNSNYLATGSTDKTVRLWSAQQGNSVRLFTGHRGPVLSLAFSPNGKYLASAGEDQRLKLWDLASGTLYKELRGHTDNITSLTFSPDSSLIASASMDNSVRVWDIRNTYCSPAADGSSGELVGVYTGQMSNVLSVQFMACNLLLVTGITQENQEH; from the exons ATGCCTCTCCTCTATCCTCTCTTTGTCTACCTCCATCTCAACCTGGTCCAGAACAGCCCGAAGAGCACAGTGGAAAGCTTTTACAGTCGCTTCCATGGGATGTTTCTGCAGAACGCTAGCCAGAAGGATGTCATCGAGCAGCTCCAGACCACTCAGACCATCCAGGACATCCTGTCCAACTTCAAGCTTCGAGCATTCCTAGATAATAAGTACGTGGTCCGTCTCCAGGAAGACAGCTACAACTACCTTATCCGCTACCTCCAAAGTGACAACAACTCCGCCCTGTGCAGAGTCCTCACCTTGCACATCCATCTGGACGTGCAGCCTGCCAAGAGAACAGATTACCAACTCTACGCAGCTCCGCTGGGCAGCTCCTCACGAAGTGAGGGCAACGGCTTAGAGCCCACCGACATGCCCGCCCCGATTCTGCAGAATGAGGCTGCCCTGGAGGTCCTGCAGGAGAGCATCAAGCGCGTCAAGGacggccctccctccctcaccaccaTCTGTTTCTATGCCTTCTATCACACGGAGCAGCTGCTGAACACCGCAGAGATCTCCCCAGACAGCAAGCTGCTGGCTGCGGGGTTTGACAACTCCTGTATAAAACTGTGGAGTTTACGATCCAAGAAGTTGAAATCAGAACCCCATCAAGTAGACGTGTCCCGCATCCACCTGGCTTGTGACGTTCTGGAAGAGGAG GACGACGAGGATGACGCAGCCGGCACAGAGATGAAGGTCCTGCGGGGGCACTGCGGGCCGGTGTACAGCACGAGGTTCGTCACAGACAGCTCAGGGTTGCTCTCCTGCTCCGAAGACATGTCCATTCGGTACTGGGACCTCGGGACCTTCACCAACACTGTGTTGTACCGGGGGCACGCCTACCCGGTGTGGGACTTGGACATCAGCCCGTTCAGCCTGTACTTCGCCAGCGGGTCCCACGACCGCACCGCAAGGCTGTGGTCGTTCGATCGGACGTACCCGCTGAGAATATATGCAGGCCACCTGGCCGACGTGGACTGTGTCAAATTCCACCCTAATTCAAACTACTTGGCCACAGGCTCGACCGACAAGACCGTCCGGCTGTGGAGCGCCCAGCAGGGGAACTCGGTGAGGCTCTTCACGGGCCACCGCGGCCCTGTGCTCTCTCTCGCCTTTTCGCCCAACGGTAAGTACTTGGCATCGGCCGGGGAGGACCAGCGGCTGAAGCTATGGGACTTGGCCTCTGGGACCCTTTACAAAGAACTGAGAGGCCACACGGACAATATCACCAGCCTCACCTTCAGCCCGGACAGCAGTCTGATCGCCTCGGCATCCATGGACAACTCGGTGCGCGTCTGGGACATCAGGAACACCTACTGCAGCCCGGCGGCCGACGGCTCCTCCGGCGAGCTCGTGGGCGTGTACACCGGGCAGATGAGCAACGTGCTGAGCGTGcagttcatggcctgcaacctccTCCTGGTGACTGGAATCACACAAGAAAATCAggaacattga